A stretch of Lactiplantibacillus brownii DNA encodes these proteins:
- a CDS encoding GNAT family N-acetyltransferase — translation MITLVKASQVPKQLLLLADPDWSKVQRSLEGATIYGYQLAGKVVGVLVLKPLKPQVQEIMVVAVSPSYQHRGIARALLQTVIKSCQQATTCEQLQIGTGNSSLRQLALYQRAGFEITTVWVNYFVDNYAEPIYENGIQCKSMVRLALNVKAG, via the coding sequence ATGATTACGCTGGTTAAAGCCAGTCAGGTGCCCAAACAGCTTTTGTTATTAGCAGACCCCGACTGGTCAAAAGTTCAGCGCTCACTTGAAGGTGCGACCATTTATGGTTATCAGCTGGCTGGTAAAGTTGTGGGTGTGCTGGTATTGAAACCGCTGAAGCCACAGGTTCAAGAAATTATGGTGGTGGCAGTATCCCCAAGTTATCAACACCGGGGGATTGCCAGAGCATTATTACAAACAGTTATTAAAAGTTGTCAACAGGCTACGACCTGTGAACAACTTCAAATCGGCACTGGTAATTCATCTTTACGGCAATTAGCCCTATATCAGCGGGCTGGATTTGAAATAACGACCGTTTGGGTGAATTATTTTGTGGATAACTATGCGGAACCAATTTATGAAAATGGTATTCAATGTAAAAGTATGGTGCGGTTAGCGCTAAACGTGAAGGCAGGTTAG
- a CDS encoding sugar O-acetyltransferase, which produces MEIDNDPAYQQMINGDLYMESPLLLKRRNYVRGQIMKYNQIADNEERNAGMASLLRSVGDRFFVEPTFEFSYGVNITIGDHFYANHGVEICDEGQVTIGNDCKFGPKVGLYTPVHPLDPTVRRTEAERTAPITIGNDCWIGGSAMVLPGVTLGNNVVVGAGAVVTHSFPDNVVVVGNPARVLKENKPSA; this is translated from the coding sequence ATGGAAATCGATAATGACCCAGCGTATCAACAAATGATCAACGGTGACTTGTACATGGAATCACCATTATTACTCAAACGGCGAAACTATGTCCGTGGCCAAATTATGAAGTACAATCAAATTGCTGATAATGAGGAACGAAATGCAGGGATGGCTTCATTGTTACGTTCAGTTGGTGACCGGTTCTTTGTCGAACCAACTTTTGAATTTAGCTATGGCGTTAATATCACAATTGGGGATCATTTTTACGCGAACCATGGTGTCGAAATCTGTGATGAAGGCCAAGTCACGATCGGAAATGATTGTAAATTTGGCCCTAAGGTCGGCTTATACACGCCAGTTCACCCACTTGATCCAACCGTCCGCCGAACTGAAGCTGAACGTACCGCACCAATTACGATTGGCAATGATTGCTGGATCGGTGGTAGCGCGATGGTTTTACCAGGGGTGACGCTTGGTAATAACGTGGTCGTCGGTGCCGGTGCCGTGGTCACGCATTCATTTCCAGATAATGTGGTCGTCGTTGGTAATCCAGCGCGAGTCTTGAAGGAAAACAAACCAAGCGCCTAG
- a CDS encoding universal stress protein: MSEMSPKEFKHILVGVDDSDDAQLAFRYAINRAKTDGAKLTIVSILEQDNMNVYEAMSKDFIHGQRADLEEHVRQYEKLATKFGVKDVRSIVDEGDPGETIVKDIIPAIKPDLLVIGSISKQGVRKYFGSQAAYMAKHSPISVLVVR, encoded by the coding sequence ATGTCAGAAATGAGTCCTAAGGAATTTAAGCATATTTTAGTGGGCGTCGATGATTCAGACGATGCGCAGTTAGCTTTCCGGTATGCGATTAATCGTGCCAAGACGGATGGTGCTAAGTTGACCATCGTGTCAATTTTGGAACAAGATAATATGAATGTGTACGAAGCCATGAGCAAAGATTTTATTCATGGCCAACGGGCAGATTTGGAAGAACATGTCCGACAATATGAAAAGTTAGCGACGAAATTTGGTGTTAAGGATGTTCGTTCAATCGTTGACGAAGGTGATCCTGGCGAAACGATTGTGAAAGATATAATTCCGGCAATCAAACCAGATCTACTCGTCATTGGGTCGATTTCTAAGCAAGGTGTCCGCAAGTATTTTGGGTCGCAAGCAGCTTACATGGCGAAACATTCACCAATTTCAGTTTTGGTCGTGCGTTAA
- the lepB gene encoding signal peptidase I yields the protein MKTFKNIMSWVLPIVIGLGLALLIKQFWFTMVRVDGTSMQPNLQNNERVVAFKTSKIKAGSVVVFNAYNVDPDQTAKDAVYVKRVIGMPGDSVRYTSNGKLYVNNKLVKQTYLKNSYQQTTGSYMANSHSKFTGWDLTSLSHDQDGWRTKVTTNKVPKGYYFVLGDHRSVSNDGRYWGFVPKNKMIGVVKAWPWQNRKQYINSFQPND from the coding sequence GTGAAAACATTTAAGAATATTATGAGCTGGGTATTGCCAATTGTGATTGGACTCGGATTGGCACTGCTCATTAAGCAATTCTGGTTCACTATGGTACGTGTTGACGGGACCTCCATGCAACCAAACCTACAAAATAATGAACGGGTTGTCGCCTTCAAGACAAGTAAAATCAAAGCGGGATCAGTGGTCGTATTCAACGCCTACAACGTCGATCCAGACCAAACCGCGAAAGACGCCGTTTACGTGAAGCGGGTCATTGGGATGCCTGGGGATAGTGTCCGCTATACGAGCAATGGTAAATTGTATGTCAATAATAAACTCGTCAAGCAAACGTATTTGAAGAATAGTTATCAACAGACCACCGGCTCATATATGGCAAACAGCCACAGCAAATTTACTGGCTGGGACTTAACCAGTCTGAGTCATGATCAAGACGGCTGGCGAACTAAAGTCACGACCAACAAAGTGCCAAAAGGCTATTACTTTGTCCTCGGTGATCACCGTAGTGTTTCTAACGATGGGCGTTACTGGGGCTTCGTTCCTAAGAATAAAATGATTGGGGTCGTCAAAGCTTGGCCTTGGCAGAATCGCAAACAATACATCAATAGTTTCCAACCAAACGATTAG
- a CDS encoding ArgE/DapE family deacylase: MDTTIQALSDIVKMNTVNDNEKPVADYLAKLLKQHGIDAKLINYAPNRTSLVAEIGDGNGPVVGFDGHEDTVALGDESQWAVPALSAAIKDNRLFGRGATDMKAGLMAGVFALINLKEAAVPLHGTLRLMATVGEEDGHLGAEQLVEQGYADDLDALIVGEPSGADKQLLTQKPIQAMLGVDAETAEKMMAANPTTEQHFIELAHKGSLTYTVQAKGIAAHSSMPTIGKNAIDMLMTFYQQQQAYFDSFKEVVNPVLGATVPVVTLIKGGEQINTVPASAEMAVKIRTIPELRNDKIIAALEKIIADCNAAGAELTLNVQDSFYPVHTPADANLVQLAKQIGEQVLTQALPYFGAPGGTDASSYIVKNPDLEIIVFGPGNITAHQVNEYVDLDMYQRFIKLYEQLFTKLLA; the protein is encoded by the coding sequence ATGGATACAACTATCCAAGCATTAAGTGACATTGTTAAAATGAATACGGTCAACGACAACGAAAAGCCGGTGGCTGATTATCTTGCTAAGCTCTTAAAACAGCATGGTATCGACGCCAAGTTAATTAACTACGCGCCCAACCGTACTAGTTTAGTGGCTGAAATTGGTGATGGCAACGGTCCGGTCGTCGGTTTTGATGGGCATGAAGATACCGTCGCTTTAGGCGATGAAAGTCAGTGGGCGGTGCCTGCATTGTCGGCAGCTATTAAAGACAATCGCTTGTTTGGCCGCGGTGCGACTGATATGAAAGCCGGTTTGATGGCTGGCGTATTTGCCTTGATTAATTTAAAAGAAGCCGCGGTGCCATTACATGGGACGTTACGTTTGATGGCGACAGTTGGTGAAGAAGATGGCCATTTAGGTGCCGAACAACTTGTGGAACAAGGTTACGCTGACGACTTAGATGCGCTAATCGTTGGGGAACCTAGTGGCGCCGACAAGCAACTCCTCACGCAAAAACCAATTCAAGCCATGTTAGGCGTTGATGCAGAGACGGCCGAAAAAATGATGGCCGCTAATCCAACAACGGAGCAACATTTCATCGAACTCGCCCATAAAGGGTCATTGACGTACACAGTACAGGCTAAAGGCATTGCGGCGCATAGTTCAATGCCAACGATTGGGAAAAATGCGATTGATATGTTGATGACTTTTTATCAACAACAACAGGCTTACTTTGATAGCTTCAAAGAGGTCGTTAATCCAGTATTAGGTGCGACGGTGCCAGTTGTGACGTTAATTAAGGGTGGCGAACAGATCAACACCGTGCCAGCTAGCGCCGAGATGGCGGTCAAAATTCGGACGATTCCAGAACTACGTAACGATAAAATTATTGCCGCGCTGGAAAAAATTATTGCGGATTGCAACGCTGCTGGTGCGGAATTGACGCTAAATGTCCAGGATAGTTTCTATCCGGTTCATACGCCAGCGGATGCCAACCTAGTGCAACTAGCCAAACAAATTGGTGAGCAAGTTTTGACACAGGCGTTACCATATTTTGGTGCGCCAGGTGGGACCGATGCGTCGTCTTACATTGTTAAGAATCCAGATTTGGAAATCATTGTGTTTGGCCCCGGAAATATTACGGCTCACCAAGTCAATGAATATGTTGATCTGGATATGTATCAACGCTTTATTAAGTTATATGAACAATTATTTACAAAATTATTAGCATAA
- a CDS encoding ABC transporter permease: MTKAYFKAIRREIWRSKARFFSILLIIFLGVAFYTGIRATGPDMLQAATDYFAKQRLATNSVQSTLGLTKADEQVLKNHQDELTYQAVKYLDVNQLNNNRVVRVAELPTTQKLNQLRVVSGRLPRKANEIVLDSQAKTLQPSLKLGSTYRIVSSRALNRKFKRRSFKVVGFVNSPRYVENTSRGVTTVGKGTLDYFAYVRPKTLKMTITTRIDVQFKNLKGVKPYTATYRRLNRANTAKLKRWLKPQAQKRQYRLQQQARRRLAPLTKAVSTLATQVPATTPQLVKLRSQLAQGQAQVAAIKRPTYIYSNRSDNPGYTEYHENTQRVVALSTVFPLFFIAIAALICLTTMTRMVEELRLQMGTLKALGYSNAAVGSEFMIYGGLAALIGTGLGVLFGVNFFPQFIAQAYGSMYNLPAIQVQYIWVDILIALIIALLCTLGTALVVLRVDLRALPAQLLQPKAPKAGKTLWLERWSGLWRRLSFNHKITLRNLFRYKQRLLMTVLGIAGCMAMMITGFGLKDSIGDISTKQFNDLWHYDAIVTRTGTETAAQKRTISQPKLYRTSLALKSAQATIKKDGVAEQTVTLGVPQTPKRLNQFVTLRQRQSHQRYQLGQHGAIIDEKLAKLYHVKVGETLPVKLAGQTAKSVKIAAIAENYVNHFIYLSPSYYRDVFGKTASYNSNYVQFNNDSETQANAYANTLLKQAGIMNVTLMSVEKQTNFKMFDSMNLVVLIFVISAGALALVVLYNLTNINVSERIRELSTIKVLGFYDREVTMYIFRENFILTGLGIILGCFLGNWLHRYILQTAETNALMFSPGIHPLSYVYSALLTLAFSLIVMLMMHRKLKRVNMLDALKSVD; this comes from the coding sequence ATGACAAAAGCCTATTTTAAAGCAATTCGACGTGAAATCTGGCGATCTAAAGCACGTTTCTTTTCGATTCTATTAATTATTTTCTTGGGAGTGGCGTTCTATACGGGAATTCGAGCCACTGGACCAGATATGTTGCAGGCAGCAACGGATTATTTTGCAAAGCAAAGGTTGGCCACGAATAGTGTGCAATCAACGCTAGGATTGACTAAAGCTGATGAACAAGTTTTAAAAAACCATCAGGATGAACTGACTTATCAAGCCGTGAAGTATCTTGACGTCAATCAATTGAATAATAATCGAGTTGTGCGGGTTGCTGAGCTACCCACAACGCAAAAACTAAATCAATTGCGCGTCGTGAGTGGTCGGTTGCCCCGAAAGGCGAACGAGATTGTCTTAGATTCGCAAGCTAAAACCTTACAGCCAAGCTTGAAACTGGGTTCGACTTACCGGATTGTTAGCAGCCGAGCACTTAACCGAAAGTTTAAACGGCGCAGTTTTAAAGTGGTCGGGTTTGTGAATTCACCGCGTTACGTTGAAAATACTAGTCGTGGTGTGACAACGGTTGGCAAGGGAACCTTGGATTACTTTGCCTATGTCCGACCCAAGACGTTGAAAATGACCATTACGACTCGTATTGATGTCCAATTTAAAAATTTAAAGGGTGTCAAACCGTATACGGCCACTTATCGGCGACTTAATCGTGCGAATACGGCCAAATTAAAACGCTGGTTGAAGCCACAAGCTCAAAAACGACAATATCGTTTGCAACAACAAGCACGTCGTCGGTTGGCACCATTGACTAAGGCAGTGTCCACGCTAGCGACACAAGTACCAGCAACGACCCCACAATTAGTGAAGCTACGAAGCCAATTAGCGCAAGGACAAGCCCAAGTAGCGGCAATTAAGCGGCCAACTTATATTTACAGTAATCGGTCTGATAACCCGGGTTATACTGAATATCATGAAAATACGCAACGGGTCGTCGCCTTATCGACGGTCTTTCCCCTGTTCTTTATTGCGATTGCCGCGTTGATCTGTTTAACGACGATGACACGGATGGTAGAAGAATTACGGTTACAAATGGGGACTTTAAAGGCACTTGGTTATTCGAATGCGGCCGTTGGTAGTGAATTTATGATCTATGGTGGGCTTGCAGCCCTAATCGGGACTGGTTTAGGGGTGCTCTTTGGTGTTAATTTCTTCCCACAATTTATTGCTCAAGCTTATGGCAGTATGTATAATTTGCCAGCCATCCAGGTTCAGTATATTTGGGTCGATATTTTGATTGCGTTAATCATTGCGCTCTTGTGCACCTTAGGAACCGCATTAGTCGTGTTGCGAGTGGATTTACGAGCATTACCAGCTCAATTATTACAGCCCAAGGCACCCAAAGCTGGTAAAACGCTCTGGTTGGAACGATGGTCTGGCTTGTGGCGGCGGTTGAGTTTTAATCATAAAATCACCCTGCGCAATCTTTTTCGCTATAAACAACGTCTGCTGATGACAGTGTTAGGCATTGCAGGCTGTATGGCGATGATGATTACTGGCTTTGGACTCAAAGATTCAATTGGGGACATCAGTACAAAACAATTTAATGATTTATGGCATTACGATGCAATCGTGACACGCACGGGGACCGAAACCGCCGCGCAAAAGCGAACAATTAGCCAACCGAAACTTTATCGGACTAGCCTGGCGCTAAAATCAGCCCAAGCAACGATAAAGAAAGATGGTGTTGCAGAGCAAACCGTGACGCTGGGTGTGCCACAGACGCCCAAGCGCTTGAACCAGTTTGTGACTTTACGCCAACGGCAAAGCCATCAACGGTATCAATTGGGCCAGCATGGAGCGATTATTGATGAAAAGTTGGCTAAACTGTACCACGTTAAAGTCGGTGAGACATTACCAGTCAAATTAGCTGGTCAAACGGCCAAATCGGTGAAAATTGCGGCAATTGCGGAAAACTATGTCAATCATTTTATTTATTTAAGTCCGAGCTACTATCGAGATGTGTTTGGCAAAACTGCTAGTTATAACAGTAATTATGTTCAATTTAACAATGACAGTGAAACGCAAGCCAATGCCTATGCGAACACGTTATTGAAGCAAGCGGGGATCATGAACGTGACACTTATGTCAGTCGAAAAGCAAACCAACTTTAAAATGTTCGACAGTATGAATCTAGTGGTCTTGATCTTCGTTATTTCAGCGGGAGCTTTAGCTCTGGTTGTGCTATACAACTTAACTAATATCAATGTTTCTGAACGGATTCGCGAGTTGTCGACAATCAAGGTGCTCGGCTTCTATGATCGGGAAGTGACGATGTATATTTTCCGTGAAAACTTTATTTTAACTGGATTGGGGATTATTTTAGGCTGTTTCTTAGGAAACTGGTTGCATCGCTACATTTTGCAAACTGCGGAAACGAATGCGCTGATGTTTTCACCGGGAATTCATCCGCTTAGTTACGTTTATTCAGCCTTATTGACGCTTGCGTTTAGTTTGATCGTCATGCTGATGATGCACCGTAAATTGAAACGTGTTAACATGCTGGATGCGTTAAAATCGGTAGATTAA
- a CDS encoding sugar O-acetyltransferase, whose protein sequence is MKTQKEHMLAGELYIADDAQLSRESHHGKKLTRLYNQTTEGESDYREELRGKLFKQIGQNGYIEPPFHTDYGSHTTIGDNFYANYDAIFIDVAPITIGNNVFMGPRVGLYTAGHPIDAAIRAEQLEYGLPITIGNDVWFGGNVVVNPGVTIGSNVVIGSGSVVTKDIPDGVVAVGNPCHVLRKITAQDQQYWQKQKEAYYADRDEE, encoded by the coding sequence ATGAAAACACAAAAAGAACACATGTTGGCTGGTGAATTGTACATTGCGGATGATGCGCAATTAAGTCGGGAAAGTCATCACGGTAAAAAATTGACGCGACTTTACAATCAGACCACTGAAGGTGAAAGTGATTATCGCGAAGAATTGCGCGGAAAGTTATTCAAGCAAATCGGACAAAATGGCTACATTGAACCACCATTTCACACGGATTATGGTAGTCATACAACCATTGGGGATAACTTTTACGCGAATTATGATGCAATTTTTATTGATGTGGCACCGATTACGATTGGCAATAATGTCTTTATGGGACCACGTGTCGGCTTATATACTGCTGGTCATCCAATCGACGCGGCGATTCGGGCGGAACAATTAGAGTATGGCTTGCCAATCACGATTGGTAACGATGTCTGGTTTGGCGGCAATGTGGTCGTTAATCCAGGCGTGACTATAGGAAGCAATGTTGTGATCGGTTCTGGCTCCGTGGTCACAAAAGATATTCCGGATGGCGTGGTTGCTGTAGGAAATCCCTGCCACGTCCTGCGGAAAATTACCGCGCAAGATCAACAGTATTGGCAAAAGCAAAAAGAGGCCTACTATGCGGATCGTGATGAGGAATAA
- a CDS encoding ABC transporter ATP-binding protein produces the protein MAYIEVIKETREFQNGNQRTVANRDLSFEVAQGSVVTILGPSGAGKSTLLNILGGMDTPTSGQVLIDGEDIAQFSAKQLTTYRRQAVGFVFQFYNLVPNLTARENVELASQITKDARDVDETLKLVGLTARAGNFPAQLSGGEQQRVAIARAVAKNPKLLLCDEPTGALDYRTGKQVLQVIQAAARETQTTVIIVTHNSAIAKLGDQVIRINDAQVQSIVHNDHPTPIEEIEW, from the coding sequence ATGGCGTATATTGAAGTAATTAAAGAGACCCGTGAATTTCAGAATGGCAACCAACGAACGGTCGCAAATCGAGACCTATCGTTTGAGGTTGCCCAAGGGTCTGTCGTAACGATTTTAGGGCCCAGTGGTGCCGGCAAATCAACGTTGTTGAATATCTTAGGCGGGATGGATACGCCGACTAGTGGTCAAGTTTTGATTGACGGCGAAGATATCGCTCAGTTTTCGGCCAAACAATTGACGACCTATCGCCGCCAGGCCGTGGGTTTTGTTTTTCAATTTTATAATTTGGTTCCGAACTTGACTGCACGTGAAAATGTGGAGTTGGCGTCACAGATCACCAAAGACGCGCGTGATGTTGATGAAACGTTAAAACTAGTCGGTTTGACCGCTCGTGCTGGCAATTTTCCGGCGCAACTTTCAGGTGGGGAGCAGCAACGTGTCGCGATTGCGCGCGCGGTCGCTAAGAATCCTAAATTATTACTTTGTGATGAGCCGACTGGTGCCTTGGATTATCGGACTGGCAAACAAGTGTTACAAGTCATTCAGGCCGCGGCCCGTGAAACACAAACAACGGTCATCATCGTCACGCATAATAGTGCGATTGCCAAGTTAGGTGACCAAGTTATCCGGATTAATGACGCTCAAGTCCAATCAATCGTGCACAATGATCATCCAACGCCCATCGAAGAAATCGAATGGTAG
- a CDS encoding histidine phosphatase family protein — protein sequence MKTITLYLAVTGTTYFDQLDRFQGWSGTPLTAAGQQTSQTVGQRLATIKFDTAFASDTSRGTQTARAILAAQANSVEIQTKSALRSPFYGGFEGIERSAVWSGFATKLGYPTVAAFEADQTPTEIQNLIHDHDVDSLAESGDEFWQRYQKGLAQVAATTPDHGRALVIVDAVILRRLRFDITGQTATSEQVAPGTVTVVDQAGDKFTLR from the coding sequence ATGAAAACTATCACCTTGTATTTAGCTGTGACTGGAACGACTTATTTTGACCAACTTGATCGCTTTCAAGGCTGGAGCGGCACGCCTTTGACGGCCGCGGGTCAACAAACGAGTCAAACGGTCGGCCAGCGATTGGCAACGATTAAATTTGATACGGCCTTTGCGAGCGACACCAGTCGTGGGACGCAAACCGCTCGCGCAATTTTAGCAGCACAAGCAAATTCGGTAGAAATACAGACCAAATCGGCTTTGCGGTCACCATTTTACGGCGGCTTTGAGGGCATTGAACGTTCTGCTGTTTGGTCCGGTTTTGCAACAAAATTGGGCTATCCAACGGTTGCTGCTTTTGAAGCTGACCAAACACCGACTGAAATTCAGAATTTGATCCATGATCATGATGTGGATAGTTTAGCTGAAAGTGGCGATGAATTCTGGCAACGATATCAAAAAGGATTAGCACAAGTAGCTGCCACGACTCCGGATCATGGCCGAGCATTGGTCATCGTGGATGCGGTGATCTTGCGGCGCTTGCGTTTTGACATTACCGGTCAGACAGCGACCAGTGAACAAGTGGCACCCGGCACGGTGACGGTTGTGGATCAGGCTGGGGATAAGTTTACCCTGCGTTAA